Proteins encoded within one genomic window of Persephonella sp.:
- a CDS encoding cysteine peptidase family C39 domain-containing protein, with the protein MRIILAFLLTAGLAFGKILDVPFVKQHSQFCGPAALSSVFGYYGFGISQEEIGEKVYTPKLKGALISDLENFAKSRGFKTKSGQGSIEKIKSFIDNNIPVIVLVDLGFWIISKPHYFVVVGYNEKGFIVHTGYEKNKLIPYKEFEKIWKKLGNVFLSVYR; encoded by the coding sequence TTGAGGATAATTTTAGCTTTTTTATTGACTGCCGGGCTTGCTTTTGGAAAAATACTTGATGTTCCCTTTGTTAAACAACATTCCCAGTTCTGCGGTCCGGCTGCTCTCTCCTCAGTTTTTGGATATTATGGTTTTGGAATATCTCAGGAAGAGATAGGAGAAAAAGTTTATACGCCGAAACTAAAAGGTGCTCTTATATCTGATCTTGAAAACTTCGCAAAATCCAGAGGATTTAAAACCAAATCTGGTCAGGGAAGTATAGAAAAGATAAAATCATTTATAGATAACAACATTCCTGTTATTGTTCTTGTTGATCTGGGTTTTTGGATTATATCAAAACCCCATTACTTTGTTGTTGTAGGTTATAATGAAAAAGGATTTATAGTTCACACAGGCTACGAAAAAAATAAGTTAATACCTTACAAAGAGTTTGAAAAGATATGGAAAAAATTAGGAAATGTTTTCCTTTCTGTTTACCGCTGA
- a CDS encoding PA2779 family protein, translated as MLKKASHPLIVVFMAVYFIFLNTSGAVAGMVGSVTSEGQTTQSLREMEINKIQRALENQLVREKLKAYGLTPEEVNQKLSQMSDQQIHMLAQASDRVLAGGDILGTIIAVLIIVLLIVLILKLLGKEIIIA; from the coding sequence ATGCTGAAAAAAGCCTCACACCCTCTAATTGTTGTATTCATGGCTGTTTATTTTATATTTCTGAACACATCTGGTGCTGTTGCAGGAATGGTAGGTTCTGTTACATCTGAAGGACAGACCACCCAATCTTTAAGAGAAATGGAAATAAACAAAATACAAAGAGCTCTTGAAAACCAGCTTGTAAGAGAAAAGCTTAAAGCTTATGGACTTACACCTGAAGAGGTAAATCAGAAGCTCTCCCAGATGTCAGACCAACAGATACACATGCTCGCTCAGGCTTCAGACAGGGTTCTTGCTGGAGGGGATATTCTGGGAACTATTATAGCTGTTCTCATTATTGTTCTTCTTATTGTGTTAATACTGAAACTTTTAGGAAAAGAGATAATAATAGCCTGA